DNA from bacterium HR11:
CGTCCGGGAGACCCCGGAGGCCGAGAAGTGGGCCTTCTGGGGGGAGCCGGACACGGACACCCTGATCGTAAGCTGGGGTTCGACGAAGGGGGTCGTCTTGGAGGCGATGGAGGAGATCGCCCGCCGGACGGGTCGGAGGCTGGGCTTCCTCCAGCTCCGCATGCTGTGGCCCCTGGACGGCGAGCGCCTGGCCGAAATCCTGCGACGGTACGCCCGTCTGATCGCCATCGAGAACAACTACTCGGCCCAGATGGCGGGCCTCATCCGGCGGGAGACGGGCATCGCTATCCCCCACAAGATCGTCAAGTACAACGGCCGCCCCATGGTCGTCGAGGAAGTCCTGGAGGCCATTCAGCAGGTCCTCCAGAAAAACGCCTCATCCTCTCGGACGGTGTTGCGCCATGGCATTTAAGGTCGCTGAATACAAGACCGACGTACACATCGACTGGTGCCCCGGTTGCGGGGACTTCGGGATCACGTCGGCCCTCCAGCAGGCCCTGGCCGAGCTGGAGATCGAGCCTCATAACGTGGCCCTCTTTTCAGGGATCGGCTGTTCGGGGAAGTTCCCCCATTACGTGAACGCATACGGGATTCACACACTCCACGGCCGGCCCCTGCCCTTCGCCATCGGCTGTAAGCTGGCGAATCCCCATCTGACGGTCATCGCCATCAGCGGGGACGGGGACGGCCTCGGCATCGGCGTCGGCCATTTCGTCAACGCCGGCCGTCGGAACGTGGACATCACATACATCGTCGCCAACAACGGCGTCTACGGCCTGACGAAGGGCCAGGCGTCGCCGACCCTCCGACTGGGCCTCAAGACGAAGTCCCTCCCCAAGCCCAACATCAACGAGGGCATCAACCCCCTGCTTCTGGCCTTTGCCAGCGGATACACGTTCATCGCCCGGACTTACAGCTACGACGTCCGCCATCAGGTCGAGACCTTCAAGCAGGGCATCCTCCACCGGGGCCTGGCCTACATCGACGTCCTCCAGGGGTGCCCCACGTACAACGACCTGTGGACGAAGGACTGGTACATGGGCCGGGACCACATCGACCCCGAGACGGGCAAGCCCCAGCCCCGGCTGTACCGCCTGGAGGACACGGACTACGACCCCGTGATTCCCCCCGAGGGGCTCTCGAAAGAAGAGTATGAAGCCCGCGTCGCCCGGTTCGTCCAGAAGGCCCTCGAGTGGGGCGACCGCATCCCCATCGGCGTGTTCTGGAAGGACGAGTCGGTCTCGACCTACGAGGACCGGATCCGGGCGACGGCCCCGACGTACCTGGACCTACCCCCGGCCCTGCGGCCCATCTGCGACGAGGACGGCCGGCCCCTGACGGACATCCGCAAGTTCCTCGACGAACTCCGCGTCACGGGCTGACAGGCTTTAACTATCTTCCAGGGCCAGGCGGCGGGCAAAGGGGAAGGGGAGGGTAGCGGCGACGTCGGGGGCGTTCATGAGGAGGGCGACCAGGCGGTCCACGCCGAGGGCCACGCCGCCGGCCGGGGGCATCCCCAACCGGAGGGCCTCCAGGAAAGCCTCGTCGACCGCCACGGGGGGGACGCCCCGGCGGATGCGCTCTTCTCGCTCCTGCTCGAACCGGCGGGCCTGCTCGTCGGGGTCCGTCAGCTCGGTGAAACCGTTGGCCAGTTCCAGACCGCCGACGTAGAGCTCAAACCGTTCGGCCACGCCGTCGGCCTCTCGGACGCGGGCCAGGGCGGCCATGGAGGCGGGGTAGTCGATGACGAAGACGGGCCTGTCTCGTCCCAGGTGGGGTTCGACGTAAGTGATGAAGAGCCACAGGACGGCGTTATTCCAGTCGAGGCCCGCCGGCATGGGGCCGAGTCCGCTCGCCTCGACGGCCCGCCGGAGGCTCTCGACGTCGCCGGGATAGGCCCGAATGTCAATCCCCGTAAATTGCCGGATGACTTCGGCGAAGGGCGCCCGGGGCCACGGGGGTGTGAGGTCCAGGACACCGTCCCGCCAGGGGAGCCGGCACGCCTGATGGCGAGTCAAGTAGACCAGGAGGGCCTCGACCTCGGTCATGATGTCCCGATAGTCGGCCAGCGCCCGGTACCATTCCAGCAAGAGAAATTCCGGCTCGTGCCACCGGCTGAGCTCGCCGTTGCGGAAGGCATGGGCAATCTGGAAGATGCGGGAGAAGCCCAGGGTCAGGAGCTTCTTCATCCCGTACTCGGGCGAGTACGGCAGGTAGGCTCGGACGCGCCGGGCGCCCTGGACGAATTCGGTCTCGAAGGGGTCCAGATAGGGCTCCATCCCGGGGGAGGCGACCAGGAGGGGCGTATCGACCTCCGTGTAATCCCGGTCGTAGAAGAACTGACGGATCTGGCGAAGGACGGTCCACCGATGGGCCCCGGCGGCCCAGGCCGAAGCTTGTGCCCAGGCATGGTCCGATGACCAGGTTTGAGTCGGCGTCAGGCGTTCGGCGACGGGGACCCCCGGGAGGGGTTCCAGGGCGACAAGCCACCAGTCCCCCAAGTGCCAAGTCTGGCCGGCCAGGTCTTCCTCGGCGACTTCCCATGTGAAGGTCTGGTCGCCGGTCTGGAGAGTCCACGTCCATCGACCGGGGGCGAGGCATTCGGCCCGGACGAGGCGGCCCCAGCGAATGCGGGCCGCCGGGCCCATCGACCGTGCACGTGCCGACCGGAGCGAGACCATTCCGCCCGACCTGAAAGCAGGGTCATACCGCCGGGGCTGACACCTGGGACCCGGTCCCGGCTATCCCTCGGAGGGTTCAATTCAGGTTCGAGAGGATGGACTTGATCTTCTGATGCTGACGGAGCTTCTCGATGGCCTTCATCTCGATCTGGCGGACCCGCTCCCGGGAGAGGCCGACGATCTTGCCGATCTCCTTAAGCGTGTGGGTCCGGTTGCCCTTCAGGCCGAACCGGAGTTCCAGGATCTTACGTTCCTTGGGGTCGAGCTCCTGCATGGCCTCTTCCAGGAGCTCCTGGACGATCTTGGAGAAGGCCTGTTCCTCCAGGTGGACGGACTCGTCGCTAATCGTTTCCCCGACGACGATGTCGCCCTCCTGATCGACGGGCTGGCTCAGGGAAATCCCCGGCGCCGCCAGCTCCAGGATGTTCTCCAGGTTCCGCTCGGAGACGTGAAGTTCCTCGGCGATCTCCCGGATCGTCGGCCGTCGTCGGAGTTCCCCGGCCTGCCGCTGGATCGTCTGGCCGACCCGGTAGACCATGTTGGCGACCTTGGGCGGCAGGCGGAGGGGGTGGCCCAGGGCCGACAGGGCCTGGAGGATGGCCTGGCGAATCCACCACACGGCATAGGACGTGAACTTCACATTCCGGTCGGGGTCGAACCGGCGGGCCGCTTCGATGAGACCCAGGTTGCCCTCGTTGATGAGGTCGACGAAGGGGACGCCGTAGCCTCGGTATTTCTTGGCGATCTTGATGACGAACCGCAGGTTGGCCTCGACGAGCCGCCGCAGGGCCTCTTCGTCGCCCTGCTGGATACGGCGGGCCAGTTCCTTCTCCTCCTCGGGGGTCACCTGGGGGATGCGGGCGACGTCCTTCAGGTAGAGTCGAAGGGTCCGGTTGGTGACCCGCGGGGGATAGACCTTGGCCTGTTCCCGTTCCTTGACGGACAGGCGCTCCTCTTCCTTTTCTTTCGGGAGCGGAACCTCCGCCACGACGCTGGACGGTACACGCTTACGGGTCAATGGACGCTTCTCCGTATGATTCGGTGTTGGGTGTCAGGTGTCGGGTGTGGGGCGAGTCTTGAATAAAGACCGAACACCCAGCACCTAACACCTATATTTAGAGCCCGCGCCTCCTCGACTGTTACAAGGCCTCGGGTCGACGGTCTCATGAAGATTGAGACGGTTCGGCCTCGCCTTCCGTTCGGACCCAATCGTCCAGGGGGATCATCGACATCCGGGGTGCCCGCACGAGGGCCGTCCGCATCCGGGCGTCGAAGTCCTGGATCTCCTGACTCAGTTCTTCCTGGAGGTATCGCAGGAGTTGGTTGATCTGGACCTTCATCTCCTCGATCTTGTCTAATAGGTTCATGATGATCTCGACGCCGGCCAGGTTCACGCCCATCTCCCGGGTCAGGTTGAGGATCGTCTCCAGCCGCTTGAGGTCCTCTTCCGAGTAAAGACGGGTGTTCTTGGCCGTCCGGGACGGGCGAAGCAGGCCCTCTCGCTCGTAGAGGCGGAGCGTCTGGGGGTGGATATTGTACATCTTGGCGACGACGCCGATCGAGTAAAACTTCTTCCGTTCGTTGGCCGCCCGACGCGTCTTCATGACACCGTCCTCAAGAGCTCCTTCCGGGGGTCCTCCCGGTAAAGGTGTTCAAGCTCCCGGAATAGCTGGCGGGACCGCTCGTCCTGGACCTCCGGGACGACGACCCGGACTTCCACGTACTGGTCGCCCCGACCGTCCCCCGGGATGGGGACGCCTTTGCCGGGGATGCGGAAGACCTGACCCGATTGCGTGCCCGGCGGGACCCGCATCGTCACGACGCCGTCGACCGTCGGGACCTCGATCCGGGCGCCCAGGACGGCCTCCGGGACCGTGATGGGGACCGTCACGTAGATATCGTGGCCCTCCCGGCGGAACACGGGATGGGGCTGGACCTGCACGACCAGGTAAAGGTCGCCCGGCGGGCCGCCCCCCTCACCGTCGTGACCGTAGCCGGCCACCCGCAAGCGAGCGCCGTTTTCGACGCCGGCCGGGATGCGGACCCGGACCCGTTCCGTGCGCGTCGTCCACCGCTGGCCGCGACAGACGCTACAAGGCGGGCCCGCTACGCCCCCCGTGCCCCGGCACACCGGACACGTCACGGCAAACCGCATGTACCCGGACGCCCGGGTCACGTAACCGGCCCCCTGACACGTCGGGCACGCCTGCGAACGGCCGGCCCCATGGCCGGTCCCATAGCAGGCACTGCAGGCCACCCGTCGGGTGACCTCGACCTCGATCTCCCGCCCCCGAACGGCGTCCAGGAAGCCGATGGTGACCGAGACCGTGATGTCCTCGCCCCGGCGGGGTCGAGCGGTGCCCCGGCCGGCCTGACGGCGACGGCCCCGGATGAAGTCGAAGAAGTCGCTGAAGACGTCCCGGAAGGTGTCGGCCCCGAAGCTTCCGAAGTCGAAGTCCTCGACGAAGACCCGGAAGTCCTCCGGCGGGGGACCACCCGGACCCGGAGCGCCGCCCTCGAAGACCGTCCCGTAGCGGTCGTACTGCTCCCGGAGCTTGGGGTCGCTGAGGACCCGGTACGCCTCCTGGATCTTCTTGAACATCTCCTCGGCCTGCTTGTCGCCGGGATTCAAGTCCGGATGATACTTGCGGGCCAGCTTCCGGTAAGCCTTCTTGATCTCCTCCAAGGAGGCGTCCCGCGATACGCCCAGGATCTGGTAGTAATCGTCCCGCGGACCGCCCGACCACGCCATCGCTGACCCCTCTACCGGGTCCGGGTCTCAGACGCCGATGCCCCTGACACCCCGACCGGGTTCAAGACTTCGACCGGCCGTCGTCGACGATCTCGGCATCGACGACGGTCCCGGAGCCACTGCCGCCGGTACTCTCGGGCCGGGCCCCCGTGTAACCGCCGGCCGTCGA
Protein-coding regions in this window:
- the sigA gene encoding RNA polymerase sigma factor SigA; the encoded protein is MTRKRVPSSVVAEVPLPKEKEEERLSVKEREQAKVYPPRVTNRTLRLYLKDVARIPQVTPEEEKELARRIQQGDEEALRRLVEANLRFVIKIAKKYRGYGVPFVDLINEGNLGLIEAARRFDPDRNVKFTSYAVWWIRQAILQALSALGHPLRLPPKVANMVYRVGQTIQRQAGELRRRPTIREIAEELHVSERNLENILELAAPGISLSQPVDQEGDIVVGETISDESVHLEEQAFSKIVQELLEEAMQELDPKERKILELRFGLKGNRTHTLKEIGKIVGLSRERVRQIEMKAIEKLRQHQKIKSILSNLN
- the hspR gene encoding Putative heat shock protein HspR, whose product is MKTRRAANERKKFYSIGVVAKMYNIHPQTLRLYEREGLLRPSRTAKNTRLYSEEDLKRLETILNLTREMGVNLAGVEIIMNLLDKIEEMKVQINQLLRYLQEELSQEIQDFDARMRTALVRAPRMSMIPLDDWVRTEGEAEPSQSS
- the korB_2 gene encoding 2-oxoglutarate oxidoreductase subunit KorB, with the translated sequence MAFKVAEYKTDVHIDWCPGCGDFGITSALQQALAELEIEPHNVALFSGIGCSGKFPHYVNAYGIHTLHGRPLPFAIGCKLANPHLTVIAISGDGDGLGIGVGHFVNAGRRNVDITYIVANNGVYGLTKGQASPTLRLGLKTKSLPKPNINEGINPLLLAFASGYTFIARTYSYDVRHQVETFKQGILHRGLAYIDVLQGCPTYNDLWTKDWYMGRDHIDPETGKPQPRLYRLEDTDYDPVIPPEGLSKEEYEARVARFVQKALEWGDRIPIGVFWKDESVSTYEDRIRATAPTYLDLPPALRPICDEDGRPLTDIRKFLDELRVTG
- the epmA gene encoding Elongation factor P--(R)-beta-lysine ligase; protein product: MVSLRSARARSMGPAARIRWGRLVRAECLAPGRWTWTLQTGDQTFTWEVAEEDLAGQTWHLGDWWLVALEPLPGVPVAERLTPTQTWSSDHAWAQASAWAAGAHRWTVLRQIRQFFYDRDYTEVDTPLLVASPGMEPYLDPFETEFVQGARRVRAYLPYSPEYGMKKLLTLGFSRIFQIAHAFRNGELSRWHEPEFLLLEWYRALADYRDIMTEVEALLVYLTRHQACRLPWRDGVLDLTPPWPRAPFAEVIRQFTGIDIRAYPGDVESLRRAVEASGLGPMPAGLDWNNAVLWLFITYVEPHLGRDRPVFVIDYPASMAALARVREADGVAERFELYVGGLELANGFTELTDPDEQARRFEQEREERIRRGVPPVAVDEAFLEALRLGMPPAGGVALGVDRLVALLMNAPDVAATLPFPFARRLALEDS
- the dnaJ_3 gene encoding Chaperone protein DnaJ gives rise to the protein MAWSGGPRDDYYQILGVSRDASLEEIKKAYRKLARKYHPDLNPGDKQAEEMFKKIQEAYRVLSDPKLREQYDRYGTVFEGGAPGPGGPPPEDFRVFVEDFDFGSFGADTFRDVFSDFFDFIRGRRRQAGRGTARPRRGEDITVSVTIGFLDAVRGREIEVEVTRRVACSACYGTGHGAGRSQACPTCQGAGYVTRASGYMRFAVTCPVCRGTGGVAGPPCSVCRGQRWTTRTERVRVRIPAGVENGARLRVAGYGHDGEGGGPPGDLYLVVQVQPHPVFRREGHDIYVTVPITVPEAVLGARIEVPTVDGVVTMRVPPGTQSGQVFRIPGKGVPIPGDGRGDQYVEVRVVVPEVQDERSRQLFRELEHLYREDPRKELLRTVS